In the Brienomyrus brachyistius isolate T26 chromosome 20, BBRACH_0.4, whole genome shotgun sequence genome, one interval contains:
- the ndufaf8 gene encoding NADH dehydrogenase [ubiquinone] 1 alpha subcomplex assembly factor 8, which yields MSGANVWTRSRERMKRFPELFAQCGPEATAYGKCVTATTTSKEELRKDLCIREFEALKTCILSAAKKTVK from the exons ATGTCAGGCGCAAACGTATGGACGCGAAGTCGAGAGAGAATGAAACGATTCCCGGAGCTGTTTGCCCAGTGTGGCCCAGAG GCAACAGCTTATGGGAAATGCGTGACTGCAACCACCACAAGTAAAGAGGAGCTGAGAAAGGACCTTTGCATAAGAGAATTTGAGGCGCTGAAAACTTGTATACTGTCTGCG GCTAAGAAGACTGTGAAGTAG
- the tepsin gene encoding AP-4 complex accessory subunit Tepsin isoform X1, protein MATLMERLSFLQKVPTLMKATADDETPCPGYLFEEIGKISHESVGCCQCLLEYLLERLQTESCHVKLKVLKILQHLCGTGSLHFLTELRRNATFIQEVTVYSGPPDPIHGTALYQRVRLAAQELASQLFADTVSPQAAPSPRRVATPPMGMGSESAITSGMQGFGYSPGKHPSGGGFLDKIQKAAEVVASAVLPPAEHPGIRLRDNRYQAVAAPSVAVEVAIPACAYSLPSHGLKAAPRCPGLAGGGWEDTDSGHSSRDSSQENGNASRASLAGSSGRSGTDSQSGASRESGDLSERAEAMHPGDCGQEVALINSLTEGSKAFLSREESQHFIKECATLNCEVVLELLCRRLQEPVHLVQMRALCAIACLMSSDLLSLDHMFGATHKWLAPLSEGPPGAVSTKATKLLRQFEALMGGVRPDTASCPTATGPSPLDSASKLPGALVFSLGTASDSQVGAPHPVVGDGQNEAASAAGRGGPETDSSGHEALSEMSEPELWRPTGFEDREEQAGLHAAGTAGRPSLFSGMELVTRGKHVCPPAPVAGVRGSGERPSPEHQPGSSTPPQDPQLSPQHLSAFSFLNT, encoded by the exons ATGGCAACCCTTATGGAACGCCTGTCTTTCCTTCAAAAA GTGCCCACTCTGATGAAGGCCACGGCAGATGACGAAACGCCCTGCCCCGGTTATCTCTTCGAAGAAATCGGAA AGATCTCGCATGAGTCCGTGGGCTGCTGTCAGTGCTTGCTGGAGTATCTATTGGAGCGGCTGCAGACAGAATCCTGTCACGTGAAGCTCAAG GTGCTGAAGATCCTCCAGCATCTCTGTGGTACTGGGTCTCTTCACTTCCTGACGGAACTCCGCCGGAACGCCACCTTCATCCAGGAAGTGACAG TGTACAGTGGGCCCCCAGACCCAATCCACGGCACGGCGCTGTACCAGAGAGTGCGACTTGCTGCACAG GAGCTGGCCAGCCAGCTCTTCGCAGACACCGTGTCCCCGCAGGCTGCTCCCTCTCCGCGGAGAGTTGCCACACCCCCAATGG GCATGGGCTCCGAGTCGGCGATTACATCAGGGATGCAAGGATTTGGGTACAGCCCTGGGAAGCATCCCTCGG GTGGTGGATTCCTGGACAAGATCCAGAAGGCAGCCGAGGTGGTGGCCAGCGCCGTGCTCCCCCCCGCTGAGCATCCTGGCATTCGACTCCGTGACAACCGCTACCAGGCGGTGGCAGCGCCCTCTGTTGCGGTGGAGGTGGCGATTCCAGCATGCGCCTACAGCCTGCCCTCCCATGGGctgaaag cAGCTCCGAGGTGTCCTGGCCTGGCAGGAGGGGGCTGGGAGGACACCGACAGTGGCCACAGCTCCCGCGACTCCTCCCAGGAGAACGGCAATGCCAGCCGGGCATCGCTGGCGGGCAGCAGTGGCAGGTCTGGGACGGACAGCCAATCAGGGGCCAGCCGGGAGAGCGGGGACCTCTCAGAGCG GGCCGAGGCCATGCACCCGGGGGACTGTGGCCAGGAGGTGGCGCTCATCAATAGCCTGACCGAAGGCTCCAAGGCCTTCCTGTCCAGGGAGGAGTCCCAGCACTTCATCAAGGA GTGCGCCACACTGAACTGCGAGGTGGTGCTGGAGCTGCTGTGCCGTAGGTTGCAGGAGCCCGTCCACTTGGTCCAAATG AGGGCGCTGTGTGCCATCGCCTGCCTAATGTCCTCTGACCTGCTGTCCCTGGACCACATGTTTGGTGCCACGCACAAGTGGCTGGCTCCGTTGAGTGAGGGTCCACCAGGCGCCGTCAGCACCAAGGCAACCAAG CTCCTCAGGCAATTTGAGGCTCTGATGGGTGGAGTCAGACCAGACACTGCATCCTGCCCCACTGCCACTGGCCCGTCCCCACTGGACAGCGCCTCCAAGCTGCCTGGAGCCCTTGTGTTCTCCCTAGGCACAGCCTCAGACAGCCAGGTGGGGGCGCCGCACCCAGTGGTTGGGGACGGCCAAAATGAGGCTGCCTCAgcggctgggaggggggggccgGAGACAGACAGCTCCGGCCACGAGGCCCTGAGCGAAATGTCAGAACCTGAGTTATGGCGGCCCACTGGCTTTGAGGACCGTGAAGAGCAGGCAGGCCTCCACGCTGCCGGTACCGCAGGAAGGCCGTCTCTCTTCAGCGGCATGGAGCTGGTGACCAGGGGCAAGCATGTGTGCCCCCCAGCTCCGGTGGCAGGGGTGAGGGGCAGCGGAGAGCGGCCATCACCAGAGCACCAACCTGGCAGCTCCACTCCCCCTCAGGACCCTCAGCTCAGCCCCCAGCACCTCTCTGCCTTTTCCTTCCTGAACACGTAG
- the tepsin gene encoding AP-4 complex accessory subunit Tepsin isoform X2, with product MATLMERLSFLQKVPTLMKATADDETPCPGYLFEEIGKISHESVGCCQCLLEYLLERLQTESCHVKLKVLKILQHLCGTGSLHFLTELRRNATFIQEVTVYSGPPDPIHGTALYQRVRLAAQELASQLFADTVSPQAAPSPRRVATPPMGMGSESAITSGMQGFGYSPGKHPSGGGFLDKIQKAAEVVASAVLPPAEHPGIRLRDNRYQAVAAPSVAVEVAIPACAYSLPSHGLKAPRCPGLAGGGWEDTDSGHSSRDSSQENGNASRASLAGSSGRSGTDSQSGASRESGDLSERAEAMHPGDCGQEVALINSLTEGSKAFLSREESQHFIKECATLNCEVVLELLCRRLQEPVHLVQMRALCAIACLMSSDLLSLDHMFGATHKWLAPLSEGPPGAVSTKATKLLRQFEALMGGVRPDTASCPTATGPSPLDSASKLPGALVFSLGTASDSQVGAPHPVVGDGQNEAASAAGRGGPETDSSGHEALSEMSEPELWRPTGFEDREEQAGLHAAGTAGRPSLFSGMELVTRGKHVCPPAPVAGVRGSGERPSPEHQPGSSTPPQDPQLSPQHLSAFSFLNT from the exons ATGGCAACCCTTATGGAACGCCTGTCTTTCCTTCAAAAA GTGCCCACTCTGATGAAGGCCACGGCAGATGACGAAACGCCCTGCCCCGGTTATCTCTTCGAAGAAATCGGAA AGATCTCGCATGAGTCCGTGGGCTGCTGTCAGTGCTTGCTGGAGTATCTATTGGAGCGGCTGCAGACAGAATCCTGTCACGTGAAGCTCAAG GTGCTGAAGATCCTCCAGCATCTCTGTGGTACTGGGTCTCTTCACTTCCTGACGGAACTCCGCCGGAACGCCACCTTCATCCAGGAAGTGACAG TGTACAGTGGGCCCCCAGACCCAATCCACGGCACGGCGCTGTACCAGAGAGTGCGACTTGCTGCACAG GAGCTGGCCAGCCAGCTCTTCGCAGACACCGTGTCCCCGCAGGCTGCTCCCTCTCCGCGGAGAGTTGCCACACCCCCAATGG GCATGGGCTCCGAGTCGGCGATTACATCAGGGATGCAAGGATTTGGGTACAGCCCTGGGAAGCATCCCTCGG GTGGTGGATTCCTGGACAAGATCCAGAAGGCAGCCGAGGTGGTGGCCAGCGCCGTGCTCCCCCCCGCTGAGCATCCTGGCATTCGACTCCGTGACAACCGCTACCAGGCGGTGGCAGCGCCCTCTGTTGCGGTGGAGGTGGCGATTCCAGCATGCGCCTACAGCCTGCCCTCCCATGGGctgaaag CTCCGAGGTGTCCTGGCCTGGCAGGAGGGGGCTGGGAGGACACCGACAGTGGCCACAGCTCCCGCGACTCCTCCCAGGAGAACGGCAATGCCAGCCGGGCATCGCTGGCGGGCAGCAGTGGCAGGTCTGGGACGGACAGCCAATCAGGGGCCAGCCGGGAGAGCGGGGACCTCTCAGAGCG GGCCGAGGCCATGCACCCGGGGGACTGTGGCCAGGAGGTGGCGCTCATCAATAGCCTGACCGAAGGCTCCAAGGCCTTCCTGTCCAGGGAGGAGTCCCAGCACTTCATCAAGGA GTGCGCCACACTGAACTGCGAGGTGGTGCTGGAGCTGCTGTGCCGTAGGTTGCAGGAGCCCGTCCACTTGGTCCAAATG AGGGCGCTGTGTGCCATCGCCTGCCTAATGTCCTCTGACCTGCTGTCCCTGGACCACATGTTTGGTGCCACGCACAAGTGGCTGGCTCCGTTGAGTGAGGGTCCACCAGGCGCCGTCAGCACCAAGGCAACCAAG CTCCTCAGGCAATTTGAGGCTCTGATGGGTGGAGTCAGACCAGACACTGCATCCTGCCCCACTGCCACTGGCCCGTCCCCACTGGACAGCGCCTCCAAGCTGCCTGGAGCCCTTGTGTTCTCCCTAGGCACAGCCTCAGACAGCCAGGTGGGGGCGCCGCACCCAGTGGTTGGGGACGGCCAAAATGAGGCTGCCTCAgcggctgggaggggggggccgGAGACAGACAGCTCCGGCCACGAGGCCCTGAGCGAAATGTCAGAACCTGAGTTATGGCGGCCCACTGGCTTTGAGGACCGTGAAGAGCAGGCAGGCCTCCACGCTGCCGGTACCGCAGGAAGGCCGTCTCTCTTCAGCGGCATGGAGCTGGTGACCAGGGGCAAGCATGTGTGCCCCCCAGCTCCGGTGGCAGGGGTGAGGGGCAGCGGAGAGCGGCCATCACCAGAGCACCAACCTGGCAGCTCCACTCCCCCTCAGGACCCTCAGCTCAGCCCCCAGCACCTCTCTGCCTTTTCCTTCCTGAACACGTAG
- the si:dkey-21c1.1 gene encoding protein FAM104A — protein sequence MLTENRKRRRSCGSDDSQTLPQAKRSGGAHPLFPELGHDAWDSESCSSDSSVLSSPEQANGGTSTNVGGTNTQCLTDNRGSQSTPGPCSPAGPAHHAEEPSVSLGPYLHINRILREAHFASLQTRGHQGAS from the exons ATGTTAACAGAAAACAG GAAACGGCGGCGCAGCTGTGGCAGCGACGACAGCCAGACTCTACCACAGGCAAAGAGGTCAGGGGGGGCTCACCCCCTGTTCCCCGAGCTGGGTCACGATGCCTGGGACTCTGAG TCGTGCAGCAGCGACAGCAGCGTGCTCAGCAGTCCGGAGCAGGCCAACGGTGGCACCAGCACCAACGTCGGAGGCACTAACACCCAGTGCCTGACGGACAACAGGGGGAGCCAATCCACCCCTGGGCCCTGCAGCCCGGCCGGCCCGGCCCACCATGCAGAGGAGCCGTCCGTGAGTCTGGGTCCCTACCTCCACATCAATCGCATCCTGCGGGAGGCCCATTTTGCCAGCCTGCAGACccgtggccaccagggggcctcCTGA
- the si:dkey-21c1.4 gene encoding uncharacterized protein C17orf80 homolog — translation MTSDQQAPTAQRQLCPYCGRPFKRLKTHLPHCKMAPIAKEPDSCPTSSSSHGGALLKHTAVTGQTVTAAPERPPDSNLPRDTRLCPKAESPVVRTDKKAWPKNSKKSSVSNGSPRVMDSKHGKGGMEAVSPAQRNPPGDSRNLLRSTHRGNDVSGKAGDDPRGRETKAKRKERDVKNKAKQTVAEDSPPSSSRQSVVEADRKPGASQTEPHAGTPEGPSGSLVCVGGDAEGPRATMPWTHLVTADPGEGAFKVKPAIFGLKPLDSSALPTETALLHKPLPAADNACKDPTPTVSSLPVCTHTSPLNPSKAPSGPQWGPGERWSRPAGLEWMPELALAYRGISFSMLPRRPCHTEHVQKHSPQIQPIAAEIQGCLTERAFVDVRLAELPSWLMSRPLPTPRAGVASLQRGWRWYYSRYIDIRRGGVSGVAMLLTSYCVLSYVWSYPRLKEERWRKYH, via the exons ATGACTTCAG ATCAGCAGGCTCCCACAGCTCAAAGGCAGTTGTGTCCATATTGCGGCAGGCCGTTCAAAAGGCTGAAAACTCACCTCCCTCACTGCAAAATGGCTCCCATCGCCAAGGAGCCGGACAGCTGCCCAACCTCGTCTTCATCTCACGGTGGTGCTCTTCTCAAACACACTGCTGTCACGGGGCAGACTGTGACGGCCGCACCGGAGAGGCCCCCTGACTCAAACCTGCCCAGAGACACCCGTCTCTGCCCAAAGGCTGAGTCGCCAGTGGTAAGGACAGACAAAAAAGCTTGGCCAAAGAACTCCAAGAAGTCCAGCGTGTCTAATGGCAGCCCGAGGGTGATGGACTCGAAGCATGGAAAGGGGGGAATGGAAGCAGTCAGTCCTGCCCAGAGAAATCCGCCTGGTGACAGCAGAAATCTGCTGCGCTCCACACACAGGGGGAATGACGTATCGGGCAAAGCCGGCGATGACCCGAGGGGCAGGGAAACGAAAGCCAAGCGGAAAGAGAGAGATGTGAAGAACAAGGCGAAACAGACTGTGGCTGAAGATTCCCCACCGAGTTCGTCAAGACAGAGTGTCGTGGAAGCAGACAGGAAACCCGGAGCCTCACAGACAGAACCCCATGCTGGGACCCCTGAAGGCCCAAGCGGGTCACTCGTCTGTGTGGGGGGTGATGCTGAAGGCCCCAGAGCCACAATGCCCTGGACCCATCTTGTGACAGCCGATCCTGGCGAAGGGGCCTTCAAGGTCAAACCTGCTATCTTTGGACTTAAACCTCTGGATTCTTCAGCCTTGCCTACAGAGACTGCCCTTCTCCATaagcctctgcctgctgctgaTAATGCATGTAAAGACCCCACACCCACGGTCTCATCGCTCCCAGTGTGCACACACACCTCGCCTCTGAACCCCTCCAAAGCTCCATCAGGCCCCCAGTGGGGCCCGGGAGAGAGGTGGAGCCGTCCTGCAGGCCTGGAGTGGATGCCCGAGCTGGCTCTGGCCTACCGCGGTATTAGCTTCTCCATGCTTCCCCGAAGGCCGTGCCACACTGAGCATGTGCAGAAACATTCACCTCAGATCCAGCCAATAGCGGCAGAGATTCAAG GGTGTCTGACGGAGCGAGCCTTTGTGGATGTGCGGCTTGCAGAACTGCCTTCGTGGCTGATGTCACGACCTCTGCCGACCCCCAGGGCTGGTgtggcttctctgcagagag GTTGGAGGTGGTATTACAGCCGGTACATCGACATCCGAAGGGGCGGGGTTAGCGGGGTGGCCATGCTGCTGACCTCCTACTGTGTCCTGAGCTACGTGTGGAGTTACCCCCGCCTCA AGGAGGAGCGTTGGAGAAAATATCACTGA
- the hid1b gene encoding protein HID1b — protein MGGSDSKLNFRKAVIQLTTKTQPVEATDDAFWDQFWADTITTVQDVFALVPAAEIRAVREESPSNLATLCYKAVEKLVQGAESGCLSEKEKQIVLNCARLLTRILPYIFEDPDWRGFFWSTVPGAGRDGADGDADDDGARPLAELLLLAVADLLFCPDFTVHSHRRGALDTAEDIQTLDSCEYIWEAGVGFAQSPPLNYIHDLNRTELLKLLLTCFSEAMYLPPSSENNILNPWVTFFCSTDNRHALPLFTSLLNVVCAYDPVGYGIPYNHLLFSDYREQLVEHAVQILIVTLEHEGGAAPGHSQALDSTGSPASLDDQDFVGPDNLFVNYLSRIHREEDFGFILKGLARLLTNPLIQTYLPNSTKKIQFHQELLVLFWKLCDFNKKFLFFVLKSSDVLDVLVPILYYLNDARADQSRVGLMHIGVFILLLLSGERNFGVRLNKPYTVRVPMDIPVFTGTHADLLIVVFHKIITSGHQRLQPLFDCLLTIVVNVSPYLKSLSMVAANKLLHLLEAFSTPWFLFSVSQNHHLVFFLLEVFNNIIQYQFDGNCNLVYAIIRKRAVFHQLANLPSDSGSIQKALQRKKRSPEAISRTNSQETVSMEGSRPAAPAEPGTVKTSLAATPGIDKLTEKSQVSEDGTMVSVQHTPSDHSDTESNSGRDNEDVFYTEAETARRRLSSVSSVSSWTPTPEWVLSWKTKLPLQTIMRLLQVLVPQVEKICIDKGLTDESEILKFLQHGTLVGLLPVPHPILIRKYQANAGTAMWFRTYMWGVIYLRNVDPPIWYDTDVRLFEIQRV, from the exons atgGGGGGCTCGGACTCCAAGCTCAACTTCAGGAAGGCGGTAATACAGCTGACGACGAAAACGCAG CCTGTCGAGGCGACGGACGATGCTTTCTGGGATCAGTTCTGGGCTGATACGATCACCACTGTCCAGGATGTGTTTGCGCTGGTCCCTGCTGCTGAAATACGGGCAGTCCGTGAAGAGTCTCCCTCAAATTTGGCCACACTCTGCTATAAG gctgtggAGAAGCTggtccagggggcggagtctggCTGCCTCTCGGAGAAGGAGAAGCAGATCGTCTTGAACTGCGCCCGGCTGCTCACACGCATCCTACCCTACATCTTTGAGGACCCTGATTGGAGAGGGTTCTTCTGGTCCACTGTGCCTGGAGCCGGCCGGGACGGG GCCGACGGCGATGCTGACGATGACGGAGCCCGACCGCTCGCCGAGCTGCTGCTCCTGGCCGTCGCCGACCTGCTTTTCTGCCCCGACTTCACCGTGCATAGCCACAGGAGGGGGGCGCTG GACACTGCAGAGGACATCCAGACCCTGGACAGCTGTGAGTACATCTGGGAGGCCGGGGTGGGCTTCGCCCAGTCGCCCCCCCTCAACTACATCCACGACCTCAACAG GACAGAGCTGTTGAAGTTGCTGCTCACCTGCTTCTCTGAGGCCATGTATCTCCCTCCATCTTCGGAAAACAACATCCTCAACCCCTGGGTGACCTTCTTTTGCTCCACGGACAACAG GCATGCCCTGCCCCTCTTCACCTCCCTCCTCAACGTGGTGTGTGCCTACGACCCCGTGGGATATGGCATCCCCTACAACCACCTGCTCTTCTCCGACTACCGTGAGCAGCTGGTGGAGCACGCCGTGCAGATCCTCATCGTGACCCTGGAGCATGAGGGTGGGGCAGCCCCCGGCCACAGTCAGGCCCTGGACTCCACGGGCTCGCCCGCTAGCCTGGACGACCAGGAC TTCGTGGGCCCAGACAACCTGTTTGTGAACTACCTGTCTAGGATCCACAGGGAGGAG gATTTTGGCTTCATCCTGAAGGGTCTAGCCCGCCTGCTGACCAACCCACTGATTCAGACCTACTTGCCCAACTCCACCAAAAAGATCCAGTTCCACCAGGAGCTCCTGGTGCTCTTCTGGAAGCTGTGTGACTTCAACAAG AAATTCCTCTTCTTCGTCCTGAAGAGCAGTGACGTGCTGGATGTCCTGGTACCCATCCTGTACTACCTGAACGACGCCCGAGCTGaccagt CTCGCGTGGGCCTGATGCACATCGGCGTCTTCATCCTACTGCTGCTGAGCGGTGAGAGGAACTTTGGCGTTCGGCTCAACAAGCCCTACACGGTGCGCGTGCCCATGGACATCCCCGTCTTCACGGGCACCCACGCTGATCTCCTCATCGTG GTTTTCCACAAAATCATCACAAGCGGACACCAGCGTCTGCAGCCACTCTTTGATTGCCTGCTCACCATTGTTGTGAACG TCTCGCCCTACCTGAAGAGTCTGTCCATGGTGGCAGCCAACAAGCTCCTGCACCTTCTAGAAGCCTTCTCCACGCCCTGGTTTCTGTTCTCTGTCTCGCAGAACCATCACCTGGTCTTCTTCCTGCTGGAGGTCTTCAACAACATCATTCAGTACCAGTTTGATG GCAACTGTAACCTGGTGTACGCCATCATCCGCAAGCGGGCCGTCTTCCACCAGCTGGCCAACCTGCCGTCAGACTCCGGCTCCATCCAGAAGGCTCTGCAGCGCAAGAAGCGCTCGCCTGAGGCCATCTCGCGCACCAACTCGCAGGAGACCGTGTCCATGGAGGGCTCGCGACCCGCGGCCCCCGCTGAGCCCGGCACGGTGAAGACCAGCCTGGCTGCCACCCCGG GCATTGACAAGCTGACTGAGAAGTCGCAGGTGTCCGAGGATGGCACCATGGTCTCCGTACAGCACACCCCGTCGGACCACAGTGACACGGAATCCAACTCGGGAAGGGATAACGAG GACGTGTTTTACACAGAGGCCGAAACGGCCCGGAGGCGTCTGTCCAGTGTGTCCTCGGTCTCAAGCTGGACCCCCACCCCAGAATGG gtgctctcctggaagaccaAACTCCCTCTGCAGACAATCATGCGCCTGCTCCAGGTCCTGGTGCCCCAAGTGGAGAAGATCTGCATTGACAA GGGCCTGACGGACGAGTCGGAGATCCTGAAGTTCCTGCAGCATGGCACTCTGGTGGGCCTCCTGCCTGTCCCCCACCCCATCCTGATCCGAAAGTACCAGGCCAACGCCGGTACTGCCATGTGGTTTCGCACTTACATGTGGGGTGTGATCTACCTGCG TAATGTGGACCCCCCCATCTGGTATGACACGGATGTCCGACTCTTTGAGATCCAGAGAGTGTAG
- the LOC125716048 gene encoding proton channel OTOP3-like: MDEVMSPGEDVQCDVEMVTRSDPDPEVDSEPESVPGGRRLFSGLLGLNVIMLGAALMAADAFYANGQLQEGRQVFILLLLLLSVVWMLWYLLWSRKRPGRTPHTDHHAGGITVAVVLVIFSAFSLFLHIFRMGYFIMMRDCKPLAEVLVPFAEAPFLALQTYLLWAHSKDCIHKHKILTRSGLMFLLSTNILLWLNAVTEDTVHMEIELEKQKQAIANGSLTENITEGLEYDLAEFPKCQCTEHTPCLVFRKGFEILYPFNIEFYLMAGCMIYVMWKNVGRRVGKAPHEHHQHHDVMRIIRQEGILLGPLAGLLVLAMGAVVFILYQVWVSDSRREDAFLVFYGYHLALIPAMSLFSLAGMITYRVESRLHEASHNPTRSLDVRLLVAAAVGQLALSYFSLVAAMAIGSRDHLGSLDLSYNLFSLLELLLQNIFIIEGLHRHPNLSRTRTKGRLATIMFKKKKGAAETPAVNEPGGDALLKRGPTAPPAGVKVNNTNKRTKRVIQEICAFLILGNVMLWVIPAFGAHPQFENGLGKQFYGFQAWFIFVNLGQPLVVFYRMHSVRALMGLLISA; the protein is encoded by the exons ATGGATGAGGTTATGAGCCCTGGTGAAGATGTGCAATGTGATGTGGAGATGGTCACAAGGTCTGATCCTGACCCAGAAGTGGATTCAGAGCCGGAGTCGGTTCCTGGAGGCCGGCGCCTGTTCTCTGGTTTGCTAGGACTGAACGTGATTATGCTCGGCGCCGCCCTTATGGCGGCTGATGCCTTCTATGCCAATGGGCAGCTGCAAGAGGGACGCCAGGTCTTcatcctgctgctgctgctactcAGCGTGGTCTGGATGCTCTGGTACCTGCTGTGGTCACGCAAGCGACCCGGCCGCACGCCCCACACCGACCACCACGCAGGGGGCATCACCGTCGCAG TGGTCCTGGTGATCTTCTCGGCCTTCAGCCTGTTCCTGCACATCTTCAGGATGGGTTACTTCATCATGATGCGGGACTGCAAGCCGCTGGCCGAGGTCCTGGTCCCCTTTGCCGAGGCGCCCTTCCTGGCTCTGCAG ACGTATCTCCTGTGGGCTCACTCAAAGGACTGCATCCACAAGCACAAGATTCTCACCAG GTCCGGTCTGATGTTCTTGCTCTCTACTAACATCCTGCTGTGGCTGAATGCGGTGACTGAGGACACTGTGCACATGGAGATCGAGCTGGAGAAGCAGAAACAGGCCATCGCCAATGGCTCCCTGACTGAGAACATCACCGAGGGTCTGGAGTATG ACCTCgccgaattccccaaatgtcaGTGCACCGAGCACACCCCATGCCTGGTGTTCCGCAAGGGCTTCGAGATCCTATACCCCTTCAACATCGAGTTCTACCTGATGGCGGGTTGCATGATCTACGTGATGTGGAAGAACGTGGGCCGGCGTGTGGGCAAAGCCCCACACGAGCACCACCAACACCATGACGTGATGCGCATCATCCGGCAGGAGGGCATCCTGCTGGGCCCACTGGCCGGCCTCCTAGTCCTCGCGATGGGAGCCGTCGTCTTCATCCTTTACCAGGTGTGGGTGAGTGACTCTCGCCGCGAAGACGCCTTCCTCGTCTTCTACGGCTACCACCTGGCCTTGATTCCTGCCATGTCACTGTTCTCGCTGGCTGGCATGATCACCTACCGCGTGGAGAGTAGGCTGCACGAAGCCAGCCACAACCCCACCAGAAGCCTGGACGTTCGCCTGCTGGTGGCAGCGGCTGTGGGCCAGCTAGCGCTCTCCTACTTCTCCCTGGTGGCCGCCATGGCCATTGGGTCCAGAGACCATCTGGGGAGCCTAGACCTTTCGTACAACCTCTTCAGCCTGCTGGAGCTGCTCCTGCAGAACATCTTCATCATTGAGGGGCTCCACCGTCACCCGAATCTAAGCCGCACCAGGACGAAGGGAAGGCTGGCTACCATCATGTTCAAG aaaaagaagGGAGCTGCTGAGACCCCAGCGGTGAATGAACCTGGAGGAGACGCTTTGTTAAAAAGAGGGCCTACAGCACCACCTGCAGGTGTGAAGGTGAACAACACCAACAAGCGCACCAAGAGAGTGATTCAAGAGATTTGTGCATTCCTCATCTTGGGCAATGTCATG TTGTGGGTGATCCCAGCCTTCGGCGCTCATCCCCAATTCGAGAACGGACTGGGGAAGCAGTTCTATGGGTTCCAGGCCTGGTTTATATTTGTCAACCTGGGCCAGCCACTAGTGGTCTTCTACAGAATGCACTCTGTAAGGGCACTGATGGGGCTGCTGATCTCAGCCTGA